From a single Micromonospora pallida genomic region:
- a CDS encoding NADH:flavin oxidoreductase/NADH oxidase, with translation MSVLFTPLPLRGVTLPNRVALAPMCQYRADADGRPDDWHRVHLGARAVGGAGLVLTEATAVVPEGRISPQDTGLWSGAQVDAWRPITAFVTAQGSVPAVQLAHAGFKASTYRPWAAQRGGVPDDEGGWPPVGPGTEPFGPGYRTPTALETAGVAAVVEAFGAAAARAVDAGFAAVEIHAAHGYLLHEFLSPLTNHRTDGYGGDRAGRTRLTLEVARAVRAAVGADVPVLARISATDWVDGGWTAEDSVALAGELATAGVDLVDCSSGGATSDARIPVGPGYQVPLAAQVRREANVPTGAVGLIVEPEQAERIVAAGEADLVLLGRELLRDPYWPRRAAAKLGAYPAWPDPYARAF, from the coding sequence TTGAGCGTTCTCTTCACCCCCCTGCCACTGCGCGGGGTGACCCTGCCCAACCGGGTCGCCCTGGCGCCGATGTGCCAGTACCGCGCCGACGCCGACGGGCGGCCGGACGACTGGCACCGGGTACACCTCGGGGCCCGTGCCGTGGGTGGCGCGGGCCTGGTGCTGACCGAGGCCACCGCCGTGGTGCCGGAGGGCCGGATCAGCCCGCAGGACACCGGTCTCTGGTCCGGCGCGCAGGTCGACGCGTGGCGGCCGATCACCGCGTTCGTCACCGCGCAGGGCTCGGTGCCGGCCGTCCAGTTGGCGCACGCCGGGTTCAAGGCGTCCACGTACCGGCCCTGGGCGGCGCAACGCGGCGGCGTCCCGGACGACGAGGGCGGCTGGCCGCCGGTCGGCCCCGGCACGGAGCCCTTCGGGCCCGGGTACCGGACCCCCACCGCCCTGGAAACCGCCGGTGTCGCGGCGGTCGTCGAGGCGTTCGGCGCGGCGGCGGCGCGGGCGGTGGACGCCGGGTTCGCCGCCGTGGAGATCCACGCCGCCCACGGGTACCTGCTGCACGAGTTCCTCTCCCCGCTGACCAACCACCGCACCGACGGCTACGGCGGCGACCGGGCCGGCCGGACGCGGCTCACCCTCGAGGTGGCCCGGGCGGTACGCGCGGCGGTCGGCGCCGACGTCCCGGTGCTGGCCCGAATTTCCGCCACCGACTGGGTCGACGGGGGCTGGACGGCCGAGGACAGCGTGGCGCTGGCCGGGGAACTGGCCACGGCCGGGGTGGACCTGGTCGACTGCTCGTCGGGTGGGGCCACGTCCGATGCCCGGATTCCGGTCGGTCCGGGCTACCAGGTGCCGCTGGCCGCCCAGGTCCGCCGCGAGGCGAACGTGCCCACCGGTGCGGTCGGGCTGATCGTCGAACCGGAGCAGGCGGAGCGGATCGTCGCCGCCGGCGAGGCCGACCTGGTGCTGCTCGGTCGGGAGCTGCTGCGTGACCCGTACTGGCCGCGCCGGGCGGCGGCGAAGCTCGGGGCCTACCCCGCCTGGCCCGACCCGTACGCCCGCGCCTTCTGA
- a CDS encoding ArsI/CadI family heavy metal resistance metalloenzyme, which yields MSRVQLALRVSDLEGSVAFYSKLFGVEPAKRRPGYANFAVENPPLKLVLLEGEPDQPTVLDHLGVEVFSTDEVDAATQRLTESGLITLEENSTECCYALQDKVWVRGPGNEPWEVYTVKADSDHLEKATESACCTPATVGATGTCC from the coding sequence ATGTCCCGTGTCCAGCTCGCTCTGCGGGTGTCCGACCTCGAAGGCTCCGTGGCCTTCTACTCCAAGCTGTTCGGCGTCGAACCGGCCAAGCGCCGCCCCGGCTACGCCAACTTCGCCGTCGAGAATCCACCGTTGAAGCTCGTGCTCCTGGAGGGCGAGCCCGACCAGCCGACCGTGCTGGACCACCTGGGCGTTGAGGTGTTCAGCACCGACGAGGTCGACGCCGCCACCCAGCGTCTCACCGAATCCGGCCTGATCACCCTGGAGGAGAACAGCACCGAGTGCTGCTACGCCCTCCAGGACAAGGTCTGGGTACGCGGCCCCGGCAACGAACCCTGGGAGGTCTACACCGTCAAGGCCGACTCCGACCACCTGGAGAAGGCCACCGAGAGCGCCTGCTGCACCCCCGCCACCGTCGGAGCCACCGGCACCTGCTGCTGA
- a CDS encoding ArsR/SmtB family transcription factor — protein MSKQALPVVDLYTVACCAPIAVRPMDADQAAVVAPMFKALGDPIRLRLMSMIASVPEICVCDLTPAFDLSGPTISHHLKVLRDAGLVDSERRGTWVWYRVRPEAFRQLGALLDIPTASTPATA, from the coding sequence ATGTCGAAACAAGCTCTGCCGGTGGTCGACCTGTACACCGTGGCCTGCTGCGCCCCGATCGCGGTCCGCCCGATGGACGCCGACCAGGCAGCCGTGGTCGCCCCGATGTTCAAAGCCCTGGGCGACCCGATCCGGCTACGACTGATGTCGATGATCGCCTCCGTGCCGGAGATCTGCGTCTGCGACCTGACCCCCGCGTTCGACCTGTCCGGACCGACCATCTCGCACCACCTGAAGGTGCTGCGCGACGCGGGCCTGGTCGACTCCGAACGACGCGGCACCTGGGTCTGGTACCGGGTCCGCCCGGAAGCCTTCCGCCAACTCGGCGCGCTGCTGGACATCCCCACCGCATCCACACCGGCCACCGCGTGA
- a CDS encoding aquaporin, protein MNLALTRRASAEFTGTALLVAAVVGSGIAASRLSPTDAGLQLLENAIATALALGALILTFGPVSGAHFNPVVSAVDWWLGRRAGTGLTARDLAAYVPAQISGAITGAILADLMFGLPAVTWSRTNRTGGNLWLAEIVATAGLILLVFALARTGRTTAAPAAVGAYIGAAYWFTSSTSFANPAVTIGRTFTDTFAGIAPTSLPGFVAAQLAGGLVAVAGLAAWYPHAGHAADAVVVPHPSRESETR, encoded by the coding sequence GTGAACCTCGCCCTGACCCGGCGGGCGTCCGCGGAGTTCACCGGCACCGCCCTGCTGGTCGCCGCCGTCGTCGGCTCCGGAATCGCCGCCTCCCGGCTCTCCCCGACCGACGCCGGACTCCAACTCCTGGAGAACGCGATCGCCACCGCCCTCGCCCTGGGCGCGCTGATCCTGACGTTCGGCCCGGTGTCCGGCGCGCACTTCAATCCGGTCGTCTCCGCCGTCGACTGGTGGCTCGGCCGCCGCGCCGGCACCGGCCTCACCGCCCGGGACCTCGCCGCCTACGTACCCGCGCAGATCTCCGGAGCCATCACCGGAGCGATACTGGCGGACCTCATGTTCGGACTACCGGCCGTCACCTGGTCCCGCACCAACCGGACCGGCGGGAACCTGTGGCTGGCCGAGATCGTCGCCACCGCCGGCCTGATCCTGCTGGTCTTCGCCCTCGCCCGAACCGGCCGCACCACCGCTGCCCCGGCCGCCGTGGGCGCCTACATCGGCGCGGCCTACTGGTTCACCTCGTCGACCTCGTTCGCCAACCCCGCCGTCACCATCGGCCGTACGTTCACCGACACCTTCGCCGGCATCGCCCCCACCAGCCTGCCCGGCTTCGTCGCCGCCCAGCTCGCCGGCGGCCTGGTCGCCGTCGCCGGCCTCGCCGCCTGGTACCCCCACGCCGGGCACGCCGCCGACGCCGTGGTCGTACCCCACCCCTCCCGAGAGAGCGAAACCCGATGA
- a CDS encoding arsenate reductase ArsC encodes MTTKPSVLFVCVHNAGRSQMAAAWLRHLAGDTIEVRSAGSAPADQINPAAVDAMREVGIDITDQTPNRLTWDTAETSDVIITMGCGDACPVFPGKRYEDWTLTDPAGQPLHVVRQVRDDIKTRVTDLLTSINRNG; translated from the coding sequence ATGACCACCAAGCCCAGCGTCCTGTTCGTCTGCGTCCACAACGCCGGCCGCTCCCAGATGGCCGCTGCCTGGCTGCGCCACCTCGCCGGCGACACCATCGAGGTCCGCTCCGCCGGCAGCGCGCCCGCCGACCAGATCAACCCCGCCGCCGTCGACGCCATGCGGGAGGTCGGCATCGACATCACCGACCAGACCCCGAACCGACTCACCTGGGACACCGCCGAAACCAGCGACGTCATCATCACCATGGGCTGCGGCGACGCCTGCCCCGTCTTCCCCGGCAAACGCTACGAGGACTGGACACTCACCGACCCCGCCGGCCAACCCCTCCACGTCGTCCGCCAGGTCCGCGACGACATCAAGACCCGGGTCACCGACCTGCTCACCAGCATCAACCGGAACGGCTGA
- a CDS encoding ATP-binding cassette domain-containing protein, with amino-acid sequence MRLLRDLWVTSPRRVTFVAVLILLGSAGQAAAAALAGPVLLHRSGLLFVLLAVALVAAVVADLVINLVMAGLTADWTADVRRRLCRVAFGQDLPTLENTPVGELLDRIDNDVYQVGAEVRHVGVRLTQALATGVISTVVALLVWWPAGLGMLLLSGLLLLLLGGPTSRIAPARMAEEEAWSDMAAVMEEAIHGQDDVRTTLARPYVLRLFAQRTAEVLHRGKRVWKLTAEVSTVATVVTRFGIGAVVLAGGWALVTGRVDGARLTAIWLLVLAFGGTVEHLTRMVPQLQAALGAWARVLLLADARQEPTGGRSPVPGRLEIRGLTFRYPTSDSGRGPALRDVHLTFAPGRSYAVVGRTGSGKSTLAKVLSRAVELPPRAVFLAGTDLLDLDLEELRRFVAVVPQRTEILAGTLAENVALFDPELLDDAADALRELGLDEWVAELPDGVDTRLGEGGYVLSAGQEQLVAFARILVRDPRVVILDEATARLDPVTEARVQRATERLLADRIGIVIAHRLSSVRRCDEVVVLADGTVVEAGPLRESENFARLLAASHTSSYAHSSAGTGDGPDGLIDADPDGRVLVTTGGGHDGDGPGTGREGGASGGGVSGGGASGGGAGVAPRSAVAVVDRPAPAEPTVARVEAPPLPAVPPARTAREILRLVVNDSRYGMLCLVMFTVVAVVGLDGSVLPWLWADLVDGVGGVWLPALGIVVALLVTLPVAYVTNLWFPQWWVRQSLRISARLVHGQTGARRVSKHTPAEVVAQGGDTERVVQLADNVMDNATSLVVVAAMTVVSGSVVPGLFFLGTMAVSAFAATLFGPRLERSARATVAARAAFATALVSSLSAARTVKLAGATGPVLDHLSVLDTVRSDRQRREISAQVWSRSTPSVVSGLLPIGAWGLFLTGGLSAGATLVAVSTLGAARWFAWTTASLIAHFPSARVWTRRAVAMTGVAAYSAAVPGVDLAAGTAPAPEPALRRPLRRLTLTGFSAVHEDGLVAVHDIDLLVERGQLVLVVGPVGAGKSSLLRALAGIVHHTGDLSWNGEPVTEPELFLRPNQVGYVGQLPRVLSGTVVDNVTLGHEVDAASAVTTAQLDHDLAAAGAGLGLLIGHKGTRLSGGQLQRLALARALAPQTELLIADDISSALDVTTELALWAALRKSGVTVVGSTSKRAALLQADHVVVLVGGQVVAQGAWNDLSDRWSHLAG; translated from the coding sequence ATGCGTCTGCTCCGCGATCTGTGGGTCACCTCGCCACGCCGGGTGACGTTCGTGGCCGTTCTGATTCTGCTCGGCTCCGCCGGTCAGGCCGCCGCCGCGGCCCTGGCCGGACCGGTGCTGCTGCACCGCTCCGGGCTGCTCTTCGTGCTCCTGGCGGTGGCGCTGGTCGCCGCCGTCGTCGCCGACCTTGTGATCAACCTGGTGATGGCGGGGCTGACCGCCGACTGGACGGCCGACGTGCGGCGACGACTGTGCCGGGTCGCCTTCGGCCAGGACCTGCCCACCCTGGAGAACACCCCGGTCGGCGAGCTGCTCGACCGTATCGACAACGACGTCTACCAGGTGGGCGCGGAGGTGCGCCACGTCGGCGTCCGGCTCACCCAGGCGCTGGCCACCGGAGTGATCTCCACCGTGGTCGCCCTGCTGGTCTGGTGGCCGGCCGGGCTCGGCATGCTGCTGCTGTCCGGGCTGCTGCTGCTCCTGCTGGGCGGTCCGACCAGCCGGATCGCCCCGGCCCGGATGGCCGAGGAGGAGGCCTGGTCGGACATGGCCGCGGTGATGGAGGAAGCCATCCACGGCCAGGACGACGTCCGGACCACCCTGGCCCGCCCGTACGTGCTGCGGCTGTTCGCCCAGCGCACGGCCGAGGTGCTGCACCGGGGGAAGCGGGTGTGGAAACTCACCGCCGAGGTCAGCACCGTCGCCACTGTGGTCACCCGGTTCGGTATCGGCGCGGTGGTCCTCGCCGGTGGGTGGGCGCTGGTCACCGGCCGCGTCGACGGCGCCCGGCTGACCGCGATCTGGCTGCTCGTGCTCGCGTTCGGCGGCACCGTCGAGCACCTGACCCGGATGGTCCCGCAACTCCAGGCCGCTCTCGGTGCGTGGGCCCGGGTGCTGCTGCTCGCCGACGCCCGGCAGGAACCGACCGGCGGCCGGTCACCGGTGCCCGGGCGGCTGGAGATCCGGGGGCTGACCTTCCGGTACCCCACCAGCGACAGCGGGCGCGGCCCCGCCCTACGGGACGTGCACCTCACCTTCGCGCCCGGCCGCTCGTACGCGGTGGTCGGGCGGACCGGGTCGGGCAAGTCGACCCTGGCCAAGGTGCTCTCCCGCGCCGTCGAGCTGCCCCCTCGGGCGGTCTTCCTCGCCGGCACGGACCTGCTCGACCTGGACCTCGAGGAGCTGCGCCGGTTCGTCGCCGTGGTGCCCCAGCGCACCGAGATCCTCGCCGGCACCCTCGCCGAGAACGTTGCGCTCTTCGACCCGGAGCTACTCGACGACGCCGCTGATGCCCTGCGCGAGCTGGGGCTGGACGAGTGGGTGGCGGAGCTGCCCGACGGGGTGGACACCCGGTTGGGCGAGGGCGGCTACGTCCTCTCCGCCGGTCAGGAGCAGCTCGTCGCGTTCGCCCGGATCCTGGTCCGCGACCCCCGGGTGGTGATCCTCGACGAGGCGACCGCCCGGTTGGACCCGGTCACCGAGGCGCGGGTGCAGCGGGCCACCGAACGCCTGCTCGCCGACCGGATCGGCATCGTCATCGCGCACCGGCTCTCCTCGGTGCGACGCTGCGACGAGGTGGTGGTGCTGGCCGACGGCACGGTGGTCGAGGCTGGTCCGCTGCGCGAGTCGGAGAACTTCGCCCGGCTGCTGGCGGCCAGCCACACCAGCTCGTACGCCCACTCGTCGGCCGGGACCGGCGACGGCCCGGACGGGCTGATCGACGCCGATCCGGACGGCCGGGTCCTCGTCACCACCGGCGGCGGCCACGACGGCGATGGCCCGGGGACGGGCCGCGAGGGGGGCGCGTCCGGTGGTGGTGTGTCCGGCGGTGGCGCGTCGGGCGGTGGGGCTGGCGTCGCGCCACGGTCGGCGGTGGCCGTGGTGGACCGTCCGGCACCGGCCGAGCCGACCGTGGCGAGGGTCGAGGCGCCGCCCCTGCCGGCGGTCCCGCCGGCCCGGACGGCGCGGGAGATCCTCCGTCTCGTCGTCAACGACTCCCGGTACGGGATGCTCTGCCTGGTGATGTTCACGGTGGTCGCGGTGGTCGGCCTGGACGGCTCGGTGCTGCCCTGGCTCTGGGCCGACCTCGTCGACGGCGTCGGAGGCGTGTGGCTGCCGGCCCTGGGCATCGTCGTCGCGCTCCTGGTCACCCTGCCGGTGGCGTACGTGACCAACCTGTGGTTCCCACAGTGGTGGGTCCGGCAGAGCCTGCGGATCAGCGCCCGGCTGGTGCACGGACAAACCGGGGCACGCCGGGTCAGCAAGCACACCCCGGCCGAGGTGGTGGCCCAGGGCGGGGACACCGAGCGGGTGGTACAGCTCGCCGACAACGTGATGGACAACGCCACCAGCCTGGTGGTCGTGGCCGCGATGACCGTGGTCTCCGGCAGCGTCGTACCGGGACTGTTCTTCCTCGGCACGATGGCGGTCTCGGCGTTCGCCGCGACGCTGTTCGGCCCCCGACTGGAACGCTCCGCCCGGGCCACCGTGGCGGCCCGGGCGGCCTTCGCCACCGCCCTGGTGTCGTCGCTGTCGGCGGCCCGCACGGTGAAGCTCGCCGGGGCGACCGGTCCGGTGCTGGACCACCTGTCCGTCCTGGACACCGTCCGCAGCGACCGGCAGCGCCGGGAGATCTCGGCGCAGGTGTGGTCCCGGTCGACCCCCTCGGTGGTCAGCGGACTGCTGCCGATCGGAGCGTGGGGGCTCTTCCTCACCGGCGGGCTGTCGGCGGGGGCGACCCTGGTCGCGGTCTCCACGCTCGGCGCGGCCCGCTGGTTCGCCTGGACCACCGCGTCGCTGATCGCCCATTTCCCGTCGGCCCGGGTGTGGACGCGTCGGGCGGTGGCGATGACCGGTGTCGCCGCGTACTCGGCGGCGGTGCCCGGAGTCGACCTGGCCGCCGGTACCGCGCCCGCGCCCGAGCCGGCCCTCCGGCGTCCGCTGCGCCGGCTGACGCTGACCGGGTTCTCGGCGGTGCACGAGGACGGCCTGGTCGCCGTCCACGACATCGACCTGCTTGTGGAGCGCGGCCAGCTCGTGCTGGTCGTCGGGCCGGTCGGCGCCGGGAAGTCGTCGCTGCTGCGGGCGCTGGCCGGGATCGTGCACCACACCGGCGACCTGAGCTGGAACGGGGAGCCGGTCACCGAACCGGAGCTGTTCCTCCGCCCCAACCAGGTCGGCTACGTCGGCCAGTTGCCCCGGGTGCTCTCCGGCACCGTGGTCGACAACGTGACGCTCGGGCACGAGGTGGACGCGGCCAGCGCGGTGACCACCGCGCAGCTCGACCACGACCTGGCAGCGGCCGGTGCCGGGCTCGGGCTGTTGATCGGGCACAAGGGCACCCGGCTCTCCGGCGGACAGTTGCAGCGGCTCGCGCTGGCCCGCGCGCTCGCGCCGCAGACCGAACTGCTGATCGCCGACGACATCTCCTCCGCCCTGGACGTCACCACCGAGCTGGCGCTCTGGGCGGCGCTGCGGAAGTCCGGGGTGACGGTGGTCGGGTCGACGTCCAAGCGGGCGGCCCTGCTTCAGGCGGACCACGTGGTGGTGCTGGTCGGCGGACAGGTGGTCGCCCAGGGAGCCTGGAACGACCTGTCGGACCGCTGGTCCCACCTGGCCGGCTGA
- a CDS encoding DUF4081 domain-containing GNAT family N-acetyltransferase, producing MLTVPVRQLGESERRAVERLLDRDPYAGAQVAERVAARGLAWWRAEGRVLGYGPRRHVESICWLGGNLTPVLADQEAVAAFADLLGGEERICSSIVGRADAVLGLWERLSVAWGPARDVRPNQPLLATDALPAVPVDREVRQVRVGEVDTLFPAAVAMYTEEVGVSPLVDDGGRSYRRRVTELVRAGRAYARFVDGRVVFKAELAVVTRRTAQVQGVWVAPEWRGRGIAVAAMAAVVRDALLRVAPTVSLYVNDFNLPARRVYQRCGFRPVGTLATVLF from the coding sequence GTGCTGACGGTGCCGGTACGGCAGTTGGGCGAGTCGGAGCGCCGTGCGGTGGAGCGGCTGCTCGACCGCGACCCCTACGCGGGGGCGCAGGTGGCGGAACGGGTCGCCGCGCGCGGACTGGCCTGGTGGCGGGCGGAGGGGCGGGTCCTCGGGTACGGACCGCGCCGCCACGTCGAGTCGATCTGCTGGCTGGGCGGCAACCTCACCCCGGTGCTGGCCGACCAGGAGGCCGTCGCCGCCTTCGCCGACCTGCTCGGCGGCGAGGAACGGATCTGCTCCTCGATCGTCGGGCGCGCGGACGCCGTCCTCGGACTCTGGGAGCGGCTCTCCGTGGCCTGGGGGCCGGCCCGCGACGTCCGCCCGAACCAACCCCTGCTGGCCACGGACGCGCTGCCCGCCGTACCGGTCGATCGGGAGGTGCGGCAGGTCCGCGTCGGTGAGGTCGACACGCTCTTCCCGGCGGCGGTGGCGATGTACACCGAGGAGGTCGGGGTGTCGCCGCTGGTGGACGACGGGGGCCGCAGCTACCGTCGGCGGGTCACCGAACTGGTCCGTGCCGGGCGGGCGTACGCCCGGTTCGTCGACGGCCGGGTGGTGTTCAAGGCCGAACTAGCGGTGGTGACCCGGCGCACCGCCCAGGTCCAGGGAGTCTGGGTCGCCCCGGAGTGGCGGGGACGGGGGATCGCCGTGGCGGCGATGGCGGCCGTGGTGCGGGACGCCCTGCTGCGGGTCGCGCCGACGGTGAGCCTGTACGTCAACGACTTCAACCTGCCCGCCCGCCGCGTGTACCAGCGGTGCGGCTTCCGGCCCGTCGGCACCCTGGCCACCGTGCTGTTCTGA
- the ispG gene encoding flavodoxin-dependent (E)-4-hydroxy-3-methylbut-2-enyl-diphosphate synthase, which translates to MTAVSLGMPAVPPPALAPRRTSRQIMVGPVPVGGGAPVSVQSMTTTLTADVNATLQQIAELTASGCQIVRVAVPSQDDVEALPAIAKKSQIPVIADIHFQPKYVFAAIDAGCAAVRVNPGNIRQFDDKVKEIAAAASGAGVPIRIGVNAGSLDKRLLAKYGKATAEALVESALWECSLFEEHGFRDIKISVKHNDPVVMIRAYRQLAERCDYPLHLGVTEAGPAFQGTIKSAVAFGALLAEGIGDTIRVSLSAPPVEEIKVGNQILESLGLRERGLEIVSCPSCGRAQVDVYKLAEEVTAGLEGLPVPLRVAVMGCVVNGPGEAREADLGVASGNGKGQIFVKGKVVKTVPEAQIVETLIEEALRIADEMGAELPDDLRELVGGATVTVH; encoded by the coding sequence GTGACCGCTGTCAGTCTCGGTATGCCCGCCGTGCCGCCCCCGGCCCTGGCCCCCCGCCGCACCAGCCGGCAGATCATGGTCGGCCCGGTGCCCGTCGGCGGCGGCGCGCCGGTCTCCGTACAGTCGATGACCACCACCCTCACCGCCGACGTCAACGCCACGTTGCAGCAGATCGCCGAGCTGACCGCGTCCGGCTGCCAGATCGTCCGGGTGGCCGTGCCCAGCCAGGACGACGTCGAGGCGCTGCCGGCCATCGCCAAGAAGTCGCAGATCCCGGTGATCGCCGACATCCACTTCCAGCCGAAGTACGTCTTCGCCGCGATCGACGCCGGCTGCGCCGCCGTCCGGGTCAACCCGGGCAACATCCGGCAGTTCGACGACAAGGTCAAGGAGATCGCCGCGGCGGCCTCCGGGGCGGGCGTGCCGATCCGGATCGGCGTGAACGCCGGCTCGCTGGACAAGCGACTCCTCGCCAAGTACGGCAAGGCCACCGCCGAGGCGCTGGTCGAGTCGGCGCTCTGGGAGTGCTCGCTCTTCGAGGAGCACGGCTTCCGGGACATCAAGATCTCGGTGAAGCACAACGACCCGGTGGTGATGATCCGGGCGTACCGGCAGCTCGCCGAGCGCTGCGACTACCCGCTGCACCTGGGCGTCACCGAGGCCGGCCCCGCCTTCCAGGGCACCATCAAGTCGGCCGTGGCGTTCGGCGCGCTGCTCGCCGAGGGCATCGGCGACACCATCCGGGTCTCGCTCTCCGCCCCGCCGGTCGAGGAGATCAAGGTCGGCAACCAGATCCTGGAGTCGCTCGGCCTGCGTGAGCGCGGCCTGGAGATCGTCTCCTGCCCGTCCTGCGGGCGGGCGCAGGTCGACGTCTACAAGCTCGCCGAGGAGGTCACCGCCGGCCTGGAGGGGCTGCCGGTGCCGCTGCGGGTGGCCGTGATGGGCTGCGTCGTCAACGGTCCGGGCGAGGCGCGCGAGGCCGACCTCGGCGTCGCCTCCGGCAACGGCAAGGGCCAGATCTTCGTCAAGGGCAAGGTCGTCAAGACGGTGCCCGAGGCGCAGATCGTGGAGACGCTGATCGAGGAGGCACTGCGGATCGCCGACGAGATGGGCGCGGAACTCCCCGACGACCTGCGCGAACTGGTCGGCGGTGCGACGGTCACCGTCCACTGA
- a CDS encoding M50 family metallopeptidase yields the protein MANLLGVVLFALVILISVSLHEAGHLLTAKAFGMKVTRYFVGFGPTLWSFKRGETEYGIKGIPLGGFCKIVGMTPQDDDVEEADQPRAMWRYPVWKRTIVMSAGSITHFALAIIGVWFAAVSMGLPNPDLPTNDEQVRKEPAVIALGECVVPENVARECTPADPASPAAQAQMRSGDRITSLNGTSIGNYGDLLVALRAAAPGSTAEIGYVRDGQPATTTATLATTQRPPLDDPDGPVGPAAALGIGLRLTTPQMVTYSPVDAFGATAEYTGNMAVGTYEAMKRIPQKVPALWDAITGGERDMDTPISVVGASRLGGEALANDAPEVFLLLFISLNFFIGVFNLLPLLPLDGGHIAIAWFERARSWLYARFGKADPGRVDYLKLMPLTYAVILVGGAFTLLTITADVVNPITLFSR from the coding sequence ATGGCGAACCTGCTCGGGGTGGTGCTCTTCGCCCTGGTCATCCTCATCTCGGTCAGCCTGCACGAGGCGGGGCACCTGCTCACCGCCAAGGCGTTCGGGATGAAGGTCACCCGTTACTTCGTCGGGTTCGGTCCCACCCTCTGGTCGTTCAAGCGGGGCGAGACCGAGTACGGCATCAAGGGCATCCCGCTCGGCGGCTTCTGCAAGATCGTCGGGATGACCCCGCAGGACGACGACGTCGAGGAGGCCGACCAGCCGCGCGCCATGTGGCGGTACCCGGTCTGGAAGCGGACCATCGTGATGTCCGCCGGCTCGATCACCCACTTCGCGCTCGCCATCATCGGGGTCTGGTTCGCCGCCGTCTCCATGGGCCTGCCCAACCCGGACCTCCCGACCAACGACGAGCAGGTCCGCAAGGAGCCGGCGGTGATCGCGCTCGGCGAGTGTGTGGTGCCGGAGAACGTCGCACGCGAGTGCACCCCCGCCGATCCGGCCAGCCCGGCCGCGCAGGCCCAAATGCGCAGCGGCGACCGGATCACCTCCCTCAACGGCACCTCCATCGGCAACTACGGCGACCTGCTCGTCGCGCTGCGCGCCGCCGCGCCGGGCAGCACCGCCGAGATCGGGTACGTCCGCGACGGTCAGCCGGCCACCACCACCGCCACCCTCGCCACCACCCAGCGGCCCCCGCTGGACGACCCGGACGGCCCGGTCGGGCCGGCCGCCGCGCTCGGCATCGGCCTACGGCTGACCACCCCGCAGATGGTCACCTACAGCCCGGTCGACGCCTTCGGGGCGACCGCCGAGTACACCGGCAACATGGCCGTCGGCACGTACGAGGCGATGAAGCGCATCCCGCAGAAGGTGCCCGCCCTCTGGGACGCGATCACCGGCGGCGAGCGGGACATGGACACCCCGATCAGCGTGGTCGGCGCGAGCCGGCTCGGCGGCGAGGCGCTCGCCAACGACGCCCCGGAGGTTTTCCTCCTGCTCTTCATCTCGCTGAACTTCTTCATCGGCGTGTTCAACCTGTTGCCGCTGCTGCCGCTGGACGGCGGACACATCGCCATCGCCTGGTTCGAACGCGCCCGGTCCTGGCTCTACGCCCGGTTCGGCAAGGCCGACCCCGGCCGCGTCGACTACCTCAAGCTCATGCCGCTCACGTACGCGGTGATCCTGGTCGGCGGCGCGTTCACGCTGCTGACCATCACGGCGGACGTCGTCAACCCGATCACGCTCTTCTCAAGGTGA